In one Nostoc sp. KVJ3 genomic region, the following are encoded:
- a CDS encoding class I SAM-dependent methyltransferase, producing the protein MTAAVNTNLGFASRLVNGVLAIKPLANLAKHQARQMMIKRAEKIGVPWTQEVDTLQARDWKTDLAQVENPELSYPEYYLRPFHAYEDGDLSWKAAFELEVAACAVHAGIWQDAGAQGDARLRQSYHDILKAQIPNQPQDILDLACAVGLSTFSMQEIYPHAQITGLDLSPYFLAVANYRAQQRQAKINWLHAQAESTGLPDASFDLVSIFLMCHELPQSATRQIFAEMRRVLRPGGYLAIMDMNPNSEVYQKMPAYILTLLKSTEPYLDEYFALDIQQAIVEAGFQTPTITNNTHRHRTVIAQVSG; encoded by the coding sequence ATGACCGCTGCTGTAAACACTAATCTTGGCTTTGCTTCCCGCTTGGTAAATGGAGTATTAGCAATCAAGCCTTTAGCCAACCTCGCCAAACATCAAGCCCGTCAAATGATGATTAAACGTGCCGAGAAAATTGGCGTACCTTGGACGCAAGAAGTTGACACACTACAGGCGCGTGATTGGAAGACCGATCTAGCTCAGGTAGAAAATCCTGAGCTTTCCTACCCAGAATACTATTTGCGACCATTCCATGCATACGAAGACGGAGACCTTAGTTGGAAAGCCGCTTTTGAATTGGAAGTCGCTGCTTGTGCCGTCCACGCCGGAATTTGGCAGGATGCTGGAGCGCAAGGAGATGCTAGACTGCGCCAAAGTTACCACGATATCCTCAAAGCACAAATTCCTAATCAACCCCAAGACATTCTAGACTTGGCGTGTGCTGTAGGTTTGAGTACCTTTTCTATGCAGGAAATTTATCCCCATGCCCAAATCACAGGCTTGGACTTATCTCCCTACTTCTTAGCCGTTGCCAATTACCGCGCCCAACAACGTCAAGCTAAAATTAACTGGCTTCATGCCCAAGCTGAATCTACCGGGCTACCTGATGCCTCATTTGATTTAGTTTCCATTTTTCTGATGTGCCACGAATTACCCCAGTCAGCAACCCGACAGATTTTTGCTGAAATGCGGCGTGTGCTGCGTCCGGGAGGCTACTTGGCAATTATGGACATGAATCCTAATTCTGAAGTCTACCAGAAAATGCCAGCTTACATTTTGACGTTGCTCAAAAGTACTGAACCGTATTTAGATGAATATTTTGCTTTGGATATTCAGCAAGCTATTGTTGAGGCAGGTTTCCAAACTCCCACTATTACCAACAATACCCACCGTCACCGCACAGTAATTGCTCAGGTGAGTGGTTGA
- a CDS encoding PrsW family intramembrane metalloprotease: protein MVDFSLLLWAAIPPLLLLGYYYYRVPFAPPLLRLLIFFSIGAISGILALSLEWIFEIVANWVLGWYQLKGCLPPSRCASTLFGVSLRQLVEVGSIEEGCKLAAVVFPTCYLQRRYRLLSSTIFLFTIAVALGFTAEENWIYLFHGTASILDRAIGTPVHAMFSAPWGYALAIYISSNSRLNQDRKFIFRAWLNSVICHALVNVLSSAWRYSPPLRFLSYGLFPFLLWMFWRLEQLLRKVQGKAAIILISERTPQRRYWQRSLVLFALVLGGNAIFGLFLLARILSPLSPSKLLDADILWFILSRFLLNLFFGVLAWGIYRYLRHCARRRYF, encoded by the coding sequence GTGGTTGATTTTTCTCTACTGCTGTGGGCAGCAATACCACCCTTGCTGCTGCTAGGCTACTACTACTATCGAGTCCCATTTGCCCCACCTCTGTTAAGGTTACTGATATTCTTTAGCATCGGGGCAATATCTGGTATCTTAGCCCTTAGCCTCGAATGGATTTTTGAAATTGTAGCTAACTGGGTTTTAGGCTGGTATCAACTCAAGGGATGTCTACCGCCAAGCCGCTGCGCGTCTACGCTTTTTGGTGTAAGCTTGCGGCAGCTTGTCGAAGTAGGTTCAATTGAAGAAGGCTGTAAGTTAGCAGCGGTTGTTTTTCCAACCTGCTATCTACAACGCAGGTATCGATTACTTTCTTCTACCATTTTCCTCTTCACCATAGCCGTTGCCCTTGGATTTACTGCCGAAGAGAACTGGATTTATCTTTTTCACGGTACAGCATCAATTCTTGACCGTGCTATTGGTACGCCAGTCCACGCTATGTTCTCTGCACCTTGGGGATACGCCTTAGCAATATACATTTCTTCCAATAGTCGGTTAAATCAAGACAGGAAGTTTATTTTCAGAGCTTGGCTAAATTCTGTAATTTGTCATGCCCTAGTTAATGTTCTATCTAGTGCTTGGCGTTATTCACCACCCCTCCGTTTCCTGAGTTATGGTTTATTTCCGTTTCTGTTGTGGATGTTTTGGCGACTGGAACAATTACTCCGAAAAGTGCAAGGTAAAGCTGCAATTATTCTGATCTCAGAGCGTACACCCCAGCGCCGTTACTGGCAAAGAAGTTTAGTGCTATTTGCCCTCGTGCTGGGTGGAAATGCTATTTTTGGACTGTTTCTCTTAGCCAGGATTTTAAGTCCTTTGAGTCCGTCAAAGCTTCTTGATGCTGATATTTTGTGGTTTATACTTAGTCGCTTTTTGCTAAATCTGTTTTTTGGAGTTTTAGCGTGGGGCATTTATCGCTATTTGCGACATTGCGCCCGTCGTCGGTATTTTTAA
- a CDS encoding 6-carboxytetrahydropterin synthase, with protein MQCIVNRRAQFSASHRYWLPELSEAENIEKFGAGSRFPGHGHNYVLFISLAGELDEYGMVLNLSDVKHVIKREVTSQLDFSYLNDAWTEFQQTLPTTENIARIIWQRLAPHLPLVRVQLFEHPELWADYTGNAMEAYLTISTHFSAAHRLAHPHLSNEENTEIYGKCARPHGHGHNYHLEVTVKGGIDPRTGMIVDLGGLNQVVEDYVIEPFDHTFLNKDIPYFAEVVPTAENIALYISNLLRSPIQKLGATLYKVKLIESPNNSCEIYCTESESDSVSASLSQPVLARV; from the coding sequence ATGCAATGTATTGTGAATCGCCGCGCCCAATTTTCGGCAAGTCATCGCTATTGGTTGCCAGAACTGAGTGAAGCCGAGAATATTGAAAAATTTGGTGCTGGCTCTAGATTTCCAGGACACGGACATAACTATGTCTTATTCATCTCCCTAGCCGGGGAATTGGATGAATATGGCATGGTACTGAATTTGTCTGATGTGAAACACGTAATTAAACGAGAAGTTACCAGCCAATTGGACTTTTCTTATCTCAACGATGCGTGGACAGAATTTCAACAAACTCTTCCTACCACCGAGAATATTGCACGGATTATCTGGCAGAGGCTAGCACCCCATTTGCCTCTAGTCCGTGTGCAGTTATTTGAACATCCTGAACTTTGGGCAGATTATACGGGAAACGCAATGGAAGCCTACCTCACTATCAGTACTCACTTTAGCGCCGCCCATCGGCTAGCTCATCCTCATCTCAGTAACGAAGAAAATACTGAGATTTATGGTAAGTGCGCTCGTCCCCACGGTCACGGACATAACTATCATCTAGAAGTCACTGTCAAAGGGGGAATTGACCCACGCACTGGGATGATTGTCGATTTAGGCGGTTTGAATCAAGTGGTAGAAGATTATGTAATTGAACCATTCGATCACACTTTTTTAAACAAAGACATACCTTACTTTGCCGAAGTTGTACCCACTGCTGAGAATATTGCACTTTACATTAGTAATTTACTGCGATCGCCTATTCAAAAATTGGGAGCCACACTTTACAAAGTGAAGCTGATTGAAAGTCCTAATAACTCCTGCGAAATCTACTGCACAGAGTCAGAATCTGATTCAGTCAGCGCATCCCTGAGTCAGCCAGTATTAGCAAGGGTTTAG
- a CDS encoding J domain-containing protein, whose amino-acid sequence MVNSKHVSNHYETLKVSPSASLAEIKQAYRRLVKLFHPDSNQETADRDQIIRINAAYEVLGDNHNRRNYDQQLQHDSQKLNSDRQQRTASAQKHYQTRRKTGREADEQVEEWLRRVYQPVNHLLCGILYSLEEQMEQLAADPFDDELLDEFQEYLKACRDDLKQAQIIFRSLPNPPSLAGTAAHLYYSLNQVADGLEELAYFPLSYDERYLHTGQELFRIATRLHCEARASVT is encoded by the coding sequence ATGGTCAATTCTAAGCACGTTTCTAACCATTACGAAACTCTCAAAGTTAGTCCAAGTGCAAGCCTTGCGGAAATTAAGCAAGCTTATCGCCGCTTGGTTAAGTTGTTTCATCCTGACAGTAATCAGGAAACAGCCGATCGCGATCAGATTATTCGCATCAATGCAGCTTATGAGGTTTTAGGCGACAATCATAATCGCCGTAACTATGACCAACAACTGCAACATGACTCTCAAAAATTAAATAGCGATCGCCAACAGCGTACAGCATCAGCGCAAAAACATTACCAGACAAGACGAAAAACGGGACGGGAAGCTGACGAGCAAGTTGAAGAATGGCTGCGCCGAGTTTATCAACCAGTCAATCACTTGCTTTGCGGTATTCTCTATTCCCTAGAGGAGCAAATGGAGCAATTAGCTGCTGATCCTTTTGATGATGAGTTGTTAGATGAATTTCAAGAATACTTAAAAGCCTGTCGAGATGACTTGAAACAGGCACAAATTATTTTTCGATCTCTGCCGAACCCCCCTAGTTTAGCAGGAACTGCGGCTCACCTCTATTACAGCCTCAATCAAGTAGCAGATGGACTCGAAGAGTTGGCTTATTTTCCTTTGAGCTATGATGAGCGTTATTTACACACAGGTCAAGAATTATTCCGCATTGCTACAAGATTACATTGTGAGGCGCGAGCTTCTGTTACGTAG
- the cysK gene encoding cysteine synthase A — protein sequence MQIARNITELVGRTPLVQLNRIPQTEGCVAEIVVKLESMNPSASVKDRIGVSMINTAEEEGLITPGKTILVEPTSGNTGIALAMAAAAKGYRLILTMPETMSGERRAMLRAYGAELELTPGMEGMSGAIRRSQQIVNTTPNTYMLHQFRNPANSKVHRETTALEIWEDTDGQVDIIVAGVGTGGTITGVAEVIKARKPSSQAIAVEPANSPVLSGGRPGPHKIQGIGAGFIPQVLKVKLIDEVITVTDEEAIAYGRRLAKEEGLLSGISSGAALYAAIRVAQRQENKGRLIVMIQPSFGERYLSTPLFQDLEARLAASVS from the coding sequence ATGCAAATCGCTCGTAATATTACAGAACTGGTTGGTCGCACACCTCTAGTACAGTTGAACCGCATTCCCCAAACAGAAGGATGTGTTGCTGAAATTGTGGTGAAACTGGAAAGTATGAACCCCTCGGCATCAGTCAAAGACCGGATTGGGGTCAGTATGATTAATACCGCCGAAGAGGAGGGGCTGATTACTCCTGGGAAAACAATATTGGTAGAACCTACATCTGGAAACACAGGAATTGCCTTAGCAATGGCAGCAGCAGCTAAGGGTTATCGTTTAATTTTGACAATGCCAGAGACAATGAGTGGGGAGCGACGGGCAATGTTGCGGGCTTATGGGGCAGAACTGGAACTAACGCCGGGTATGGAAGGCATGAGTGGGGCAATTAGGCGATCGCAACAAATAGTTAATACTACGCCAAATACCTATATGTTGCATCAGTTTCGCAATCCAGCCAATTCAAAAGTGCATCGGGAAACAACAGCCTTGGAAATCTGGGAAGATACCGATGGACAAGTAGATATAATTGTCGCTGGGGTGGGCACTGGTGGTACGATCACTGGTGTGGCAGAAGTGATTAAAGCACGCAAACCTAGTTCTCAAGCGATCGCTGTTGAACCAGCCAATAGCCCAGTTTTATCTGGGGGACGACCAGGGCCACACAAAATCCAAGGAATTGGTGCTGGGTTTATTCCCCAAGTTCTCAAGGTAAAATTGATTGATGAAGTGATTACCGTCACCGATGAAGAAGCGATCGCTTATGGTCGGCGTTTGGCAAAAGAAGAAGGGCTATTATCTGGTATTTCCAGTGGAGCCGCTTTATATGCAGCAATTCGCGTTGCTCAACGTCAAGAAAACAAAGGGCGTTTAATTGTGATGATTCAGCCGAGTTTTGGTGAAAGGTATTTGAGTACACCCTTATTCCAAGACTTGGAGGCAAGATTAGCCGCTAGCGTTAGTTAA